A genomic segment from Acipenser ruthenus chromosome 5, fAciRut3.2 maternal haplotype, whole genome shotgun sequence encodes:
- the LOC117971083 gene encoding HBS1-like protein isoform X5, producing the protein MSRHRNVRGYNCDEDFDDNDICGQSTVDDYFISPATAAEFISSKHDKPSIFREPLEEEEEECGVEEQEVPAFSPSMNHEKLSEVDQARLYSCLDQMRQVLGDSVPDPILVKAVLKCRFDLQKALDLILSEGGKKTSSTSNQNEISTGKAVKGVKFGTTF; encoded by the exons ATGTCTCGACACAGAAATGTCCGGGGTTATAACTGCGATGAAG attttgaCGACAATGATATATGTGGACAGTCTACTGTTGATGACTACTTTATTTCACCGGCTACAG CTGCCGAGTTCATCAGTTCCAAGCACGACAAGCCCTCTATCTTCAGAGAGCCccttgaggaggaggaggaggagtgtggGGTTGAGGAGCAGGAGGTACCCGCTTTTTCACCCAGCATGAATCATGAAAAACTTAGTGAAGTAGATCAAG CTCGGTTGTATTCATGCCTTGATCAGATGCGACAGGTCCTTGGCGACTCTGTCCCAGATCCTATTCTGGTGAAAGCGGTTCTTAAGTGCCGGTTTGATTTACAGAAGGCCCTGGATCTCATATTATCTGAAGGCGGCAAGAAGACATCAAGTACAAGCAACCAGAATGAGATCTCTACAGGGAAAGCTGTCAAAG GGGTCAAGTTTGGTACCACATTCTGA
- the LOC117971083 gene encoding HBS1-like protein isoform X7, which yields MSRHRNVRGYNCDEDFDDNDICGQSTVDDYFISPATAAEFISSKHDKPSIFREPLEEEEEECGVEEQEVPAFSPSMNHEKLSEVDQARLYSCLDQMRQVLGDSVPDPILVKAVLKCRFDLQKALDLILSEGGKKTSSTSNQNEISTGKAVKG from the exons ATGTCTCGACACAGAAATGTCCGGGGTTATAACTGCGATGAAG attttgaCGACAATGATATATGTGGACAGTCTACTGTTGATGACTACTTTATTTCACCGGCTACAG CTGCCGAGTTCATCAGTTCCAAGCACGACAAGCCCTCTATCTTCAGAGAGCCccttgaggaggaggaggaggagtgtggGGTTGAGGAGCAGGAGGTACCCGCTTTTTCACCCAGCATGAATCATGAAAAACTTAGTGAAGTAGATCAAG CTCGGTTGTATTCATGCCTTGATCAGATGCGACAGGTCCTTGGCGACTCTGTCCCAGATCCTATTCTGGTGAAAGCGGTTCTTAAGTGCCGGTTTGATTTACAGAAGGCCCTGGATCTCATATTATCTGAAGGCGGCAAGAAGACATCAAGTACAAGCAACCAGAATGAGATCTCTACAGGGAAAGCTGTCAAAG gttga
- the LOC117971083 gene encoding uncharacterized protein LOC117971083 isoform X3, which produces MLCSDEGGSKTCQNNFLNLSLSELNNASFKKTEHESTKSNSLGKTSLAQLISNHERDSQKGVNFTPLAFAGCATAVPKSKSEMSDPSLPQKVSLSATSAEMDPKYTAALGSLTDFNTPFPNTNCLPSSLGTLTQTSMQDPQQKPEAFGSLHSVFQSTPLDITSRNNSYKTQHVGSPSLADLIQEHTKTSLSPYDTMCDSQVKPVAGEVSVPLSFASLSLSQLASEHEAKTGSLPLTGTLSSLLTPVTTKAKEQENVCLSSLIADSVESAPKTWLMNNKHDVLDSQPSVGLDLNVDLSMLIQKPPEAEMTKILLSKSKDQNISHSANNQSLCKCKTGHVSKRRTMTVSWSKELSAKPSVFALALSVQYPPRGFRKQVLGIHKAFLYSKQMQVVKRKDQGPLFKIAPFDFQTPSPDDIIKAKQKKAFTR; this is translated from the coding sequence ATGCTCTGTTCTGATGAGGGAGGATCAAAGACTTGCCAAAACAATTTCTTGAATCTTTCACTGTCTGAACTGAATaatgcatcatttaaaaaaacagaacatgaGAGCACAAAAAGTAACTCACTGGGGAAAACCAGTCTCGCACAATTGATTTCGAACCATGAGCGTGACAGTCAAAAAGGCGTTAATTTTACTCCTCTGGCTTTTGCAGGCTGTGCTACTGCAGTGCCCAAGAGTAAATCAGAAATGTCAGATCCGTCATTGCCACAAAAAGTGTCGCTTTCAGCTACTAGTGCAGAAATGGACCCCAAGTATACCGCTGCCCTGGGTAGCCTGACTGATTTTAATACCCCCTTTCCCAATACCAACTGCTTGCCTTCCTCTCTGGGCACTTTGACTCAGACAAGCATGCAAGATCCACAGCAAAAACCTGAGGCATTTGGCAGTCTCCACTCAGTTTTTCAGAGCACACCCTTAGATATTACTAGCAGAAATAACAGCTATAAAACACAGCATGTTGGAAGCCCATCCCTGGCAGACCTCATCCAGGAACATACAAAAACTAGTCTGAGTCCGTACGATACCATGTGTGACAGCCAGGTCAAGCCAGTGGCAGGAGAAGTCAGTGTACCTTTGTCTTTTGCGTCTCTATCATTGTCACAGTTAGCTTCTGAACACGAGGCCAAAACTGGTTCTCTTCCACTAACAGGAACTTTGTCTTCATTACTGACTCCTGTAACTACCAAAGCCAAGGAGCAAGAAAATGTGTGTCTGTCCAGCTTGATTGCAGACAGTGTTGAGAGTGCCCCGAAGACTTGGTTAATGAATAATAAGCATGATGTCCTAGACTCGCAGCCCTCTGTGGGATTGGATTTGAATGTAGATTTGAGTATGCTTATCCAGAAACCACCTGAAGCAGAAATGACAAAGATCTTATTGTCAAAGTCAAAAGATCAAAATATAAGCCATTCTGCTAACAATCAATCATTGTGCAAGTGCAAAACAGGGCACGTGTCTAAAAGGCGAACCATGACTGTCTCTTGGTCGAAAGAACTAAGTGCTAAACCCTCAGTATTTGCCTTGGCTTTGTCAGTTCAATATCCTCCCAGGGGCTTCAGGAAACAAGTGCTTggtattcataaagcattcttGTACAGCAAGCAGATGCAAGTGGTAAAAAGAAAAGACCAGGGACCTCTGTTTAAAATCGCACCATTTGACTTTCAGACACCTTCTCCAGATGATATTATAAAAGCTAAACAAAAGAAGGCTTTTACCAGATAA
- the LOC117971083 gene encoding uncharacterized protein LOC117971083 isoform X1, protein MSRHRNVRGYNCDEDFDDNDICGQSTVDDYFISPATAAEFISSKHDKPSIFREPLEEEEEECGVEEQEVPAFSPSMNHEKLSEVDQARLYSCLDQMRQVLGDSVPDPILVKAVLKCRFDLQKALDLILSEGGKKTSSTSNQNEISTGKAVKGDLVSSSKFGISKHDGSFKTPRALHNTETSSSLDLSCLLAQLELPAVVLSDRLSSANLKMLCSDEGGSKTCQNNFLNLSLSELNNASFKKTEHESTKSNSLGKTSLAQLISNHERDSQKGVNFTPLAFAGCATAVPKSKSEMSDPSLPQKVSLSATSAEMDPKYTAALGSLTDFNTPFPNTNCLPSSLGTLTQTSMQDPQQKPEAFGSLHSVFQSTPLDITSRNNSYKTQHVGSPSLADLIQEHTKTSLSPYDTMCDSQVKPVAGEVSVPLSFASLSLSQLASEHEAKTGSLPLTGTLSSLLTPVTTKAKEQENVCLSSLIADSVESAPKTWLMNNKHDVLDSQPSVGLDLNVDLSMLIQKPPEAEMTKILLSKSKDQNISHSANNQSLCKCKTGHVSKRRTMTVSWSKELSAKPSVFALALSVQYPPRGFRKQVLGIHKAFLYSKQMQVVKRKDQGPLFKIAPFDFQTPSPDDIIKAKQKKAFTR, encoded by the exons ATGTCTCGACACAGAAATGTCCGGGGTTATAACTGCGATGAAG attttgaCGACAATGATATATGTGGACAGTCTACTGTTGATGACTACTTTATTTCACCGGCTACAG CTGCCGAGTTCATCAGTTCCAAGCACGACAAGCCCTCTATCTTCAGAGAGCCccttgaggaggaggaggaggagtgtggGGTTGAGGAGCAGGAGGTACCCGCTTTTTCACCCAGCATGAATCATGAAAAACTTAGTGAAGTAGATCAAG CTCGGTTGTATTCATGCCTTGATCAGATGCGACAGGTCCTTGGCGACTCTGTCCCAGATCCTATTCTGGTGAAAGCGGTTCTTAAGTGCCGGTTTGATTTACAGAAGGCCCTGGATCTCATATTATCTGAAGGCGGCAAGAAGACATCAAGTACAAGCAACCAGAATGAGATCTCTACAGGGAAAGCTGTCAAAG GAGACCTAGTTTCTTCATCAAAGTTTGGAATTTCTAAGCATGATGGGTCATTTAAAACACCAAGGGCATTGCATAATACAGAAACATCATCTTCTTTGGATCTTAGCTGTCTTTTAGCACAACTTGAGTTACCAGCAGTTGTTTTAAGCGACAGACTTTCCTCTGCAAACCTTAAGATGCTCTGTTCTGATGAGGGAGGATCAAAGACTTGCCAAAACAATTTCTTGAATCTTTCACTGTCTGAACTGAATaatgcatcatttaaaaaaacagaacatgaGAGCACAAAAAGTAACTCACTGGGGAAAACCAGTCTCGCACAATTGATTTCGAACCATGAGCGTGACAGTCAAAAAGGCGTTAATTTTACTCCTCTGGCTTTTGCAGGCTGTGCTACTGCAGTGCCCAAGAGTAAATCAGAAATGTCAGATCCGTCATTGCCACAAAAAGTGTCGCTTTCAGCTACTAGTGCAGAAATGGACCCCAAGTATACCGCTGCCCTGGGTAGCCTGACTGATTTTAATACCCCCTTTCCCAATACCAACTGCTTGCCTTCCTCTCTGGGCACTTTGACTCAGACAAGCATGCAAGATCCACAGCAAAAACCTGAGGCATTTGGCAGTCTCCACTCAGTTTTTCAGAGCACACCCTTAGATATTACTAGCAGAAATAACAGCTATAAAACACAGCATGTTGGAAGCCCATCCCTGGCAGACCTCATCCAGGAACATACAAAAACTAGTCTGAGTCCGTACGATACCATGTGTGACAGCCAGGTCAAGCCAGTGGCAGGAGAAGTCAGTGTACCTTTGTCTTTTGCGTCTCTATCATTGTCACAGTTAGCTTCTGAACACGAGGCCAAAACTGGTTCTCTTCCACTAACAGGAACTTTGTCTTCATTACTGACTCCTGTAACTACCAAAGCCAAGGAGCAAGAAAATGTGTGTCTGTCCAGCTTGATTGCAGACAGTGTTGAGAGTGCCCCGAAGACTTGGTTAATGAATAATAAGCATGATGTCCTAGACTCGCAGCCCTCTGTGGGATTGGATTTGAATGTAGATTTGAGTATGCTTATCCAGAAACCACCTGAAGCAGAAATGACAAAGATCTTATTGTCAAAGTCAAAAGATCAAAATATAAGCCATTCTGCTAACAATCAATCATTGTGCAAGTGCAAAACAGGGCACGTGTCTAAAAGGCGAACCATGACTGTCTCTTGGTCGAAAGAACTAAGTGCTAAACCCTCAGTATTTGCCTTGGCTTTGTCAGTTCAATATCCTCCCAGGGGCTTCAGGAAACAAGTGCTTggtattcataaagcattcttGTACAGCAAGCAGATGCAAGTGGTAAAAAGAAAAGACCAGGGACCTCTGTTTAAAATCGCACCATTTGACTTTCAGACACCTTCTCCAGATGATATTATAAAAGCTAAACAAAAGAAGGCTTTTACCAGATAA
- the LOC117971083 gene encoding uncharacterized protein LOC117971083 isoform X2, whose translation MRQVLGDSVPDPILVKAVLKCRFDLQKALDLILSEGGKKTSSTSNQNEISTGKAVKGDLVSSSKFGISKHDGSFKTPRALHNTETSSSLDLSCLLAQLELPAVVLSDRLSSANLKMLCSDEGGSKTCQNNFLNLSLSELNNASFKKTEHESTKSNSLGKTSLAQLISNHERDSQKGVNFTPLAFAGCATAVPKSKSEMSDPSLPQKVSLSATSAEMDPKYTAALGSLTDFNTPFPNTNCLPSSLGTLTQTSMQDPQQKPEAFGSLHSVFQSTPLDITSRNNSYKTQHVGSPSLADLIQEHTKTSLSPYDTMCDSQVKPVAGEVSVPLSFASLSLSQLASEHEAKTGSLPLTGTLSSLLTPVTTKAKEQENVCLSSLIADSVESAPKTWLMNNKHDVLDSQPSVGLDLNVDLSMLIQKPPEAEMTKILLSKSKDQNISHSANNQSLCKCKTGHVSKRRTMTVSWSKELSAKPSVFALALSVQYPPRGFRKQVLGIHKAFLYSKQMQVVKRKDQGPLFKIAPFDFQTPSPDDIIKAKQKKAFTR comes from the exons ATGCGACAGGTCCTTGGCGACTCTGTCCCAGATCCTATTCTGGTGAAAGCGGTTCTTAAGTGCCGGTTTGATTTACAGAAGGCCCTGGATCTCATATTATCTGAAGGCGGCAAGAAGACATCAAGTACAAGCAACCAGAATGAGATCTCTACAGGGAAAGCTGTCAAAG GAGACCTAGTTTCTTCATCAAAGTTTGGAATTTCTAAGCATGATGGGTCATTTAAAACACCAAGGGCATTGCATAATACAGAAACATCATCTTCTTTGGATCTTAGCTGTCTTTTAGCACAACTTGAGTTACCAGCAGTTGTTTTAAGCGACAGACTTTCCTCTGCAAACCTTAAGATGCTCTGTTCTGATGAGGGAGGATCAAAGACTTGCCAAAACAATTTCTTGAATCTTTCACTGTCTGAACTGAATaatgcatcatttaaaaaaacagaacatgaGAGCACAAAAAGTAACTCACTGGGGAAAACCAGTCTCGCACAATTGATTTCGAACCATGAGCGTGACAGTCAAAAAGGCGTTAATTTTACTCCTCTGGCTTTTGCAGGCTGTGCTACTGCAGTGCCCAAGAGTAAATCAGAAATGTCAGATCCGTCATTGCCACAAAAAGTGTCGCTTTCAGCTACTAGTGCAGAAATGGACCCCAAGTATACCGCTGCCCTGGGTAGCCTGACTGATTTTAATACCCCCTTTCCCAATACCAACTGCTTGCCTTCCTCTCTGGGCACTTTGACTCAGACAAGCATGCAAGATCCACAGCAAAAACCTGAGGCATTTGGCAGTCTCCACTCAGTTTTTCAGAGCACACCCTTAGATATTACTAGCAGAAATAACAGCTATAAAACACAGCATGTTGGAAGCCCATCCCTGGCAGACCTCATCCAGGAACATACAAAAACTAGTCTGAGTCCGTACGATACCATGTGTGACAGCCAGGTCAAGCCAGTGGCAGGAGAAGTCAGTGTACCTTTGTCTTTTGCGTCTCTATCATTGTCACAGTTAGCTTCTGAACACGAGGCCAAAACTGGTTCTCTTCCACTAACAGGAACTTTGTCTTCATTACTGACTCCTGTAACTACCAAAGCCAAGGAGCAAGAAAATGTGTGTCTGTCCAGCTTGATTGCAGACAGTGTTGAGAGTGCCCCGAAGACTTGGTTAATGAATAATAAGCATGATGTCCTAGACTCGCAGCCCTCTGTGGGATTGGATTTGAATGTAGATTTGAGTATGCTTATCCAGAAACCACCTGAAGCAGAAATGACAAAGATCTTATTGTCAAAGTCAAAAGATCAAAATATAAGCCATTCTGCTAACAATCAATCATTGTGCAAGTGCAAAACAGGGCACGTGTCTAAAAGGCGAACCATGACTGTCTCTTGGTCGAAAGAACTAAGTGCTAAACCCTCAGTATTTGCCTTGGCTTTGTCAGTTCAATATCCTCCCAGGGGCTTCAGGAAACAAGTGCTTggtattcataaagcattcttGTACAGCAAGCAGATGCAAGTGGTAAAAAGAAAAGACCAGGGACCTCTGTTTAAAATCGCACCATTTGACTTTCAGACACCTTCTCCAGATGATATTATAAAAGCTAAACAAAAGAAGGCTTTTACCAGATAA
- the LOC117971083 gene encoding HBS1-like protein isoform X6, with product MSRHRNVRGYNCDEDFDDNDICGQSTVDDYFISPATAAEFISSKHDKPSIFREPLEEEEEECGVEEQEVPAFSPSMNHEKLSEVDQARLYSCLDQMRQVLGDSVPDPILVKAVLKCRFDLQKALDLILSEGGKKTSSTSNQNEISTGKAVKGKET from the exons ATGTCTCGACACAGAAATGTCCGGGGTTATAACTGCGATGAAG attttgaCGACAATGATATATGTGGACAGTCTACTGTTGATGACTACTTTATTTCACCGGCTACAG CTGCCGAGTTCATCAGTTCCAAGCACGACAAGCCCTCTATCTTCAGAGAGCCccttgaggaggaggaggaggagtgtggGGTTGAGGAGCAGGAGGTACCCGCTTTTTCACCCAGCATGAATCATGAAAAACTTAGTGAAGTAGATCAAG CTCGGTTGTATTCATGCCTTGATCAGATGCGACAGGTCCTTGGCGACTCTGTCCCAGATCCTATTCTGGTGAAAGCGGTTCTTAAGTGCCGGTTTGATTTACAGAAGGCCCTGGATCTCATATTATCTGAAGGCGGCAAGAAGACATCAAGTACAAGCAACCAGAATGAGATCTCTACAGGGAAAGCTGTCAAAG GTAAGGAGACCTAG